agtcAATAGTTATCTTCTGAGGATAATGAATATctgtaaaacatttcatggCATTCAATCTGGTAATTGTTGAAaaatttcagtctggaccaaagacGTAGGAAGACAAATGAAACTGCCATCCCTAAGGCCATGCTGCTTCCAGGTAAAGGGTGTGTTACTTATGAATACAAAGACGCTTCGGCAGAATGAATACAAAACTGTGACACTTGTCTGTTACCTTCTGTGTGGGTCATGTTTTTGACACTGCTCCTGTTTTCAGGTGCACCACTAATACTCAGCTTtttatccattcatttattaattaatttttaaattttaatttcattttttttaattagtggCTATGCGAGTTCCCGATCTACACTAAATCTGTTAGTTTGTGTGTTAGTCCCACTACTGCTGTATTATTATGTCTTTCACAGGATGTCTGCTGTAACTTGGTATTTGTCACAGTTCATAGGTGACCAAACAGGTTTATAATGTTATATAATCTATCCCAAAATGTATGCCCAGAGGTTAGTTTGAGAGCCGTGGTGCTGTAATAATAACACGTAACTTGATTTAATTGTTCCTCCATGAGAGGGAGCTCTAATGATTTTCTACCTGATATATTCAAGAAGGAATTATTTCTCTGCTACAGTCATATTTTGGAGCACAgattgtttcatttaattttttctatgttttgttttttttttaagtaattttctttctagGGATGGGCAGACCAATATCTTGTACAGTACTGGGTTCTTAGAAttaatgatttgatttgatttgatttgatttgaattatttagcacctattaaaaatgacaatgttatacattttaagaaaaggaGACATACAGGGGAAACGCAGAAAACCCTCAAGAGGCTTGACAAGTGGGGTTCCCTACAAAACTACCATTCAGTAGGCATATATTAACATTGACCAAAaacaattatacatttttaagcgATTAAGAGATTATGAAAAAAGGGGGCCACATACTCAGAAAGCTAAAAGCCAAGGAAACGGACATTCACCTGAGCTATTTTTCTCATTATGTATGAACATTTGACACAAAGCACCTCATTTTcacaacttttattttgcacCATTGCAAAAGTAGCCTTATCATAAACAAACTAAGAAACGATAAATAGGCCTTCTTTATGAAGGCCAGGTGCACAGGTGTGCTCTGCTCttgtttaaagtatttattgtgacaaaatgtcagttatttgtgtgacttttttgggGCGGgtttaaagtttgtttatttgtcagcAGAATGGATGGTGGCCTGTTGAATAGACCTGCAATACACCTTTCTACCAAAAGGACCACAATGGTCAGtcgaatttttttttcagctttattgagtcataatttatgttttcttttctaatcAATTATATAAGAAGAAAGCCTTAGATACTAATACAACCCTGATAACTCAAGTTTTTTAAGTCACTTAAATTTAGACACTTGAACAACAATACGTCCCACAACTTACTATCAGTACTACTAAAGATAGAAATGAATCATCATTGAATTAAGTATCATAATTAAATTGACATGTTTACATGGTCTATGTTTTAATCATAACATATATAACACCCCATTAAGCTTTTATATAAAACTTTACAATGCCACCAAGCACCCTGTAGTACACACAATACATGTGGTTAATACTGTAAAGCTTAAAGATTCTAAgattaattttacagaattaatcCCTGAGCTAAACATACAATCAGTTGCCAGATTAATAGTTTTACTTGACTAAATCCATTTGGCTAGACAAAATATCAGAAACAACTCAGAGTATAACGCAGTACAATTCAACAACACAAGAAACTTCAGCCTCCAAAACTACCATAAAGTTAACTGAAACCTTCCTAAATGACATATCCTTTGTGTACAAAAACATACTGTGGTAAAGTTATGGTGAAGGTTGGTATATTCAATTTTACAATGGCAATGTCCGTGGTAAATgataaatggacctgcacttgtttagtgcttttctagtcatttgaatactcaaagcacttttacactacGAGTCGCAttcaaccattcacacacattcatactcGTGGCCGAGGCTACAAAATGCCACCTACTAGTCAGTTTTTAACCATTCAAATGTATTCAAACACCAATGGAACAGCCATCTGGAACAATTTGGAGTGAAGTATCTTGCCCGAGGACACTGCAACATGTTGACAGGAGGAGCCAGGGGTCAAACCGCAAACCTTAGACAGCCCGCTCTAtcacctgagccacagctgcccagGTCTAGCTCATGTGTCATGTTCTGGCCGTCTTTGGCACAAAATATGATATAGATTCTATGTGATATTCCTCTTTTCTAGCTTCTTAtgattgttatttaaaaatcttcatttgtaaagcaactaaagctgtcagataaatttagtaaagtaaaaagtacaatatttccgtCTAAAATGTACtggtataaaaatataaagtggcataaaataaaatactcaactTAAGTATAAAGTACCttaaattcatacttaagtacagtacttaagtaaatgtactcagtacTCATTCCACCAATGGTATCAAATAGCAATATTTTCACCTAAATGTACTAATAAACCGGCAACAAAGCATGTACAGTATTTGGTATGTACGTGAAAATTTTCCAAAGCCAAATAAAATTTTAGAATGTTACGTTCAAACATTCAAATGACCCTAATTTAAAATAGTAAATTAAACCCTAGGATTGTGATGCTGAGGCAAAGAAGAAAAGGCTGGACAGCTCTGGTAGACAAAGACACACCAGCTGCTGTTGTTGGACGCTGACTGTCGGTGGTTGTAGGGACGGCCACGGGCTGTGAGGTGGTAGTGACTGTTTCTCGGACGCTGTAGAAACAAGAGGCTACATTACCTACTCGATCCACAGCCAGCAGCTCCACATCAGGTGAACAGCAAGACGCACTGTAGGACACCAGTGTTATGCTCTCGTTGCCAGCAGCCAGACGACTGGTGTTTAGGGTCCCGTTGCCCTGTCTGAGGGTAATACGGTCAACACCTGTCCCGTTAGCACCATCAGTCACCTGGACGGAGAGCTCCCACATCGATAAGAAGCAGTCATCAGAGCAGTTGGACTGCAGGCTGAGCAGCTCACACTCTGACTTAGTGAAATCAGTCACCTACGAGGAGAAAATGTAGAGAGGTCAGCTGGTGTTACATCATTGATTCATCCATTAAACCCTAtattgaaagagaaaaaataaaatagattaatCATTCACATTTATTGAAAGGGGATTTGTTATGAGTTACCCTTTCAAGGACAGTGAAACTCTGCACAACGTAGTTGGTGTCTGCACCTCTTGAAGCCTCAGCCAAAACAGTGAGAGTGACGACAGTACCAGACGGGGTACTGGGAGGTGCTGTGATGTTCACTGTACCGTTAGCACTGCCTCCAGTTTCCAGAGTTAAACTGGATGggaaaattaaagtaaaaccTTGGTCATTGGTAGCTTGAATAGTGAAGGTTCCTCCTGCACCGCTTGTCATCACAGTGAAAGGAACTGCCTGTGTTGTTCCTGGTTCCAAGACAGTGTTTGAATCAGGctaaaagcagaagaaaaatagCCATTCATACAGAGGCAGTTCAAATTACCTTGATAGTCATATTATAGGTTTTTAGATGGATGTATTTTACTTACAAAATTCACAGTCACAGCAGATGCTCTGAAGCTGGTGAGGGACTGCCTTTGAAAAGTCTGTGAGGACGATTTGGAGGAACTGTTGCTTGTCTGTCCCTTCACAAGCACCACAAACTCTGTTGCTGGTATCCTGTCAAACTGAGCTAAGAAGTCTTGTTTACCCTGAGCCTCCACTTTGCCTTTAACCTCCGCTGACTCTGACGATTCAACCAAAATGACTTCTGTTACTGTGGCAGATTCACTGCCGGTTACCGTCACCATCAGGCTACCATTTACacctttaaaaagagagaaaatccaCTGAACAATAGTGAAGTAAATGATGTTATTTTGGCATATCACAATGTTCTGTTTCCTTTACCTGCTCTGGGACGATTGTCTACGACATCGAAACCTCCAAACGGGCCCTGTGATTCCTCCAAGAACTCAAACAGGAAGTCTATAGGACTCTcagctataaaataaaaaataacaatgaaagaGAATCACCCAAAAACTCAATATAAAGAACAGAGTATTGGCATGATTGCCATtaaataacaatttattttacaattattttaaagtacaaTTATTACCATCATTATTAAGactaaaatttcaaaattaagcaCAAGCCACCATGACACAGCAGATCCAACACGGCGCCTTCTGCAGAAAAAAGTTCTCGTGAAAACTGCGGAAAGTTAAGTCTGTTGATTATTCCAAATACTTTCAACATTGTTGCTGGaaaggatctgaatatttcAAATTAGAAATGTAATGGTCCAGTGTGCACGATCTAGTGACACATTCTTTCAAGAACTCATCACATTTTGCCACTTTGCAATGGATGTCTGCGTCTAGTTATTACGTTTTAGgcatccttctgcgtctgctctaGTCTCCCGGATGGTGATACCGAGATGTTAACtcatgcacatggtgggatgacacggcacatggttatgtttagacaacacaagcacatggcaaccagcagcagaaagtcaacaaatgcacacgctGGCACATggctgacagaaaaacaagaatggccctatctagagtcaGTGCTTAATTGGTCCGCTCTGGGCTGCTGTACAGCTGAATAACATGGCAAATTCTGTGGAAGAGGACACACTTTCTATATAGATGTAAACGGCTCATTCTTAATATAACATCCAACCTACGTGTGCATGGCTACATAGCACTTTCTTTTATGATTTGGATGAACAAAGCATAGTTAtagctaaaataataaagtgacGTATTAATCATGTGGCTCAACCACATAATCGTAGAGTTCTCACCTACAACCTTCAGAATGTAAGGATTTGCAGATGCCATTTTAATTTCCCACTGTCCAGTCTCTGTTTTAAGCTGCAGAGTCTGGAAGTTCCCCACAGACTCGGAGGTGGTGATCAGTGAGCCTGTCATGCTGGTTCTTTGAGACACACCTAAAAGAAAAGCCATGGCAAGAAATGAAGCACAATGATTAAAAGCCCAAGAGTTAAACTACCTTTTTCATCAATATTCAGCTGTTGTAAAGTGTGAAGCGTGCAATGTTTGTCAACCACAGTGTCACACTCACTACAACCACCAGTTGAAGCCAGATTCATAGATTTCCACACAAAGTGCCTTTAAAATACCTGTTCTACTGCTACAATAATAAcacctttaaaatatttgatgaaGAGTTATCACCTGAGGGACTGATGAGGGTGAAGGAGACAGAGCGCCCAGTGATGTACACTGTGAGGTTTCTTACTGACTCGTCAACTGTGAAGGTGAAATTTTCTGCCTTTGCTGGACTCCTCGATGCCTGCAGGAGGGTCACCTGGGAGGTGAGATGAAACTGGTGACACAGCTGCATTGTTGTTATTTAGAAAAGTCAGAATGTGCAGTGAGAGTGTGAATACCAGGGAGGAGCTGGACGACTGTGTTATGATGCTGGTGGCTGCAAGGAGCTGGTCCTTTGTGACCTCAATAGCCAGACCTCCCGAAATCTGGGAAATGTTTTCGTACAGCTGGGCGTCTGATGAAGTCATCCGAATGTGATTTTGTTGGCCACCATCACTCTGTCTTCGACGACGAAATCCCAGAACGGCTGTTATCATGAAGTTCAcctgaaaggaaataaaaaaggtgaATGAAGATTTAAGGAGTGAAGGTCACTAGTGGaggttttaaattttaagttaatCAACCACAAATCTCTTTAATTGATGTGAATGCTTAAAAActgaattcacaaaaaatatttttttaatccttatTATTGCCATAATAGTGTAAACTGTGCATAATATATTTACTATGCATAACCCtattaaaaaatcatgttaaaatgaaatgtaatgtggCAAAATATTGATGTTGGCTATCTTGCAAACGCAACAGTGACAACTTTatgaatttgacattttcaaatctaAATTAAGAGTTATTTGCCAAGTTTATTTTAGCAGCCCTTTCTTCTTAATTTTATCTCCCTTGTGTTGGCTCTAGGTTGAGAAATGGGATGGTATGCCCTAAAATTTGGTTCACACATTCATGTCCCATTTAGAATGACTTACAAAAACTTAAGTGATTCCTAAACTTTACATCTACTGCCATCATCAGGccaacatttaaatttttcccaaactttGGTTAATGCCAAAATATTATTTCCATCAGCCTCTTGGGTATGATATTTGGCATGATAAACTACAGTGATGAGCACAGTGAACATTACGCCTGCTGACATTAGTATCAGTGCTTATGAACAGGCAGGTTTTTACACTATGACTTCTCAGTTCCTTTTACTCTACACACAGTTACTAGACCATCGTTTTCCACATAACGTTTACACGTTACACTGAGACTACTACTCACCACTGACTTGGTCTGCTCGATGAGCGCTATCACTGTGTCTCTCAGGTGTGAGTCTTTAGCAGAAGCATCAGTGAAGACGAAGATCTCAGAATTAGAAGGCGCACCAGTAAGTGCCAGCTGTATATGACAGAGAGCATAGCAATCATATGGTAGTTTtacctttattattttattttacctaaTTGCCAAGTTTTGCAGAGACAGATTTTGTCTCAAGGATATCACAGCACCTGAAGCCCTGAAAGACTCTTTTCGGGAAAGTCTCCTCCACCAGATGCTGTTAGTGAATTAACAGCATTCCTGAAGACTTCGGGGTCTGTGGTCTTTGTCAGTGGCCCAAAATCTGGGGTTTAGGTTTGCAAcgggaaaaataaattattttattcatcttcttgtgtttgcatttgttgagTACTTAgtagtatattttttaaaaaatgcagttattgATCTTATTGTATTGCTACCATATCATTTGAACAATCATAATAATCAAACAAGTATATAGCACATGactgtacaaaaaaatctgcttaagataaagaaatttaaaaaataaaatttactttaCTTCAGAGGGATAAACAAACTAGTCTGGGGCATTAAGGTCTTACCTGGATCATTGAAAGGTACGAGAATGTAAACTGAGGGTTCATCTTCTGTTCCCACTTTACTGTCGATTATAGAGGAAGTGACCGTCCTCACTGTTGCGATGTCATCACTCATGCTTCCCGTCGTGTCAATCAcaaaacaaagtgctttacCTGTGGAGATCCCCATCAAcctgagagagggagagagagagacaaagagataaGAGCCAGATAGCATTGGCAGTCCAGCTCCTCAGCATACATAACTGAAACACGCAGAGTGGGTGTCATACTGTAGGAATGGTCTGTCACCAGCAGCCGCTCGAATGTCCTCCAGAAGCTCACTGGTTGCAGCTATCGCCAGCTGTGCTGCTTCCTTGTGTCGGTGTCCGTGGCTGGAGTTCACAGTGTCTTTATTGATCCCACCTATCGGTTCAGTGTCACGTGTTCGATCATAGTCGTCTCCATGGCTGCATTTTCCTGTTTAGCATTAGAAACAGAATGACAACATGTTTTATACAGCTCTACACATTTGTTGCATTATCACACAATTTTCGATGGAAGAAACAATCCTCTCTGTCACTGAGTTATTTCAGCCTCACGAGCAGCACGTTCTCTCATGGTGTTTGTCTGCCTGTTgttccaccactttggtccagactgaaataccTCAACCACTACTTGATGGACTGTAATGAAATTTCGTACATTTGTTTATGGGGCCTAAGGGATGACTCTGAATGACAACACCAATGGGATGGCAGGACTAAGTgagtaaactgtgtgtgttcagacagcACCAgaaacatgtcagaaaacaaacaaaatacaaactgtCAACTTTTCTATTATGTTTAAGTGGCagaggtgttttttaaagttgcaattTACACAGCGCACTTGACTCGCTGTTAGTACAAAACAgtatttaagttgtttttctcTATGCTAATtacaaaaagcaataaacacTGTGGGAAGGAAACAAAGAATACTTTCTAGAGTATTGTACTGAGGTAAAATTGTACCTTAATATTgccattttctgatgttttatacTTGTGCTTGATTACATTTTAGAGGCAAAAAATGTAACTTGCTTTTTATTGAACTACATTTTTGATAACTTTAGTTATTCAGGTTAATAATACAAtgtttaataaacaaacaaatcacaatGTTTTATTACAGGTGGAGATAAGACTTATTCTGTCCCTTACGGGAGATTCATTACCCAGCAGTCAAGAAATTTAACTGAGCCTCACCCTGACCAGCTACAACTTTAAAGTGATCTACACATTTAGACATCTATTTATAACCCAAATATATAATAACTACTCTGAATctgccattctgcataatgtatgtgtgtgagagagagggagagttttttttatttatttattttttaacttttggtgcttaaagcagtggttcccagccTTTTTCCTTGAGGGACCCCTTTCTATCATTAAGTAAAATGACCACCCCCCATTGacatattgtatttgtatttcattgatattaatatattcaatacataacaataacagtacagGAAAAAGGTTCtaaactgtacaattaaccTAAATAGTGGATACAGTAACTGCAGGGAGTTTGAGAAAATTGAGcaatttgaatgaattttatAGCAGATTATTTCATATAAATGTGATATCAGAGAGGAGTTTtcctggagatttttttttagggataTTGAATATCATAAtctgtattatgtattatttctaTCTTGACAATCATTAATAGTATATAGGCTTCGTTGATGCTTATTTTCCTAATGCAGTACAAGGCTGCATATAAAAAGGTGACTACTCTGTGAATATAGCTTGTGTTCAGGTATTTACTGTGCACTCCTGTGAGTGCTTtcagttaatattttaaatgataatcCAAACTTTATAAATAACAATTCCATCCAGTTTTATtagtagaaataaataaaacattgagtTATAGGACAACTTTGacatattgtatttgtatttcattgatattaatatattcaatatatatatatatatatatatatatatatatatatatatatatatatatatatatatttaaagttttcttaCACCCCTAAAAAATCCAGAAGAACTTGTAACCCCTTTGGCGACCCCCAGTGGAAGTTGGGAACCCCAGGTTGGGAACTAGTGGCTTTTTTTTGATTtgatacttttgtacttttacttttaattatgttttggcCTCTTGAGGGAAGCAGAAACAAATTGTGAACACAACACTGATTCTTTTTTCAGTCTATAGGCCTAACCTGTCAGTCGCTTATTTACAGGTCGAGCATTTACAGAGTGACATTCTCttggagttgtgtttgtgtgcacctgaaaaaagtgaatCTAATATTAACAGGCTTTTGGCTCTGCTTTAGGTCTATATCACCTGAGGGAATATCTGGGTTGTTAAGCTGCTAAACGCAGAACTAGATTtaccagctagttgctaactcTGTCTCTCAGCTGTTTAGTGCTAAGCAGGAAGTGCAAAATGGACATGCAGCTTTTTGACCATAGTGAGAGAAAATCTGTGTTGGGATAGACAGCATAATAATTAGTTGCAACACATGCTAAAGCACTCTGAAACTGAGGGAAAGAGTAGTTTTAGGTTGCAATttacacaaaatgactgtttctgAGTATATAGACAACAAATCTGCCAAACAtgagtttttaagttttatagaATTATTTAGGTAATCACAAAGGAAGGTTACCTTGTGGTTTGGAGGAAAACACCAAAGCAAAATATCCTGTGGTAAGTACATTTTCACTGAGGATGTCCtccaaaatgttgtttctgcagTTGTTTCCAACACAGTTGCGACAAGTTGCTCTGTCTTTAGCTGcgaaaaagaacattttgtcaatttttagtttttcttcagTTCTGtctattgtttattttggtacacacacacacacaaacacacaaaaaaataaataaatcgtCATCTCTTTACCTGCTATGTTAATGATAGTGTCTGCTCTGATCAGGTTGGAGTTTGGGAGTTTGTGTCCAATTTCCACCCAGTTACTATGACTGTAGAAATCCTATTATATAAAAAGGAAGACAAGGTAAATATTTACAACAGCAACTATCATCTAATGTCTATTAGATCTTAACAGGTTGCTGttgtgaaattaaataaattcagtGCATACAATTTTGGCCAGTAGAAATAAACTGTTGTGCCACTTGCTGAACTTGAGTTTCAGTTTTGAAACTGTAActgaaacaaagaaatgacgGAGAGAAGACTACCTGTAGAGTGTGTAAGATTTGTCCCAATCTTTCTCTTGCAGGCTTAAAGTTCTGTTCCTTGTTGCTGGCTTTCACAACTGATAGTCCATCTGTGATGAGTCTTCTTCCCTCTAAAATAAGTTCATTGTCCATGTGATAGCTCGATTGGGCGAAACGCAGCAGGTCTACTcgtttattcattttctgaattaatcGGATGGTTTTGCGGAGGCTCTTGGATGATTTTGATGCTTCACAGGCAACAGCAACAGACTCAATGGTCAGAGActgtggacaaaaacacaaaattaataacattaatttatCATACAGGCACTGGCTATCTGACTGAAAAAGTCAATATAATAAGGCTGAATTTAAGCCTTACAGGAAAAGTGAAGTCTTTGTCCTCTGCCAGGGCCAGGGCGCGGCATGTCTGTGCAGTGGTATTTAAGATTGCTCTCTCAGTAATGTCCTGATGACTCATAGAGTCTCCGCTGCTTAAACCAAACCCTGATGCTCGGGTTAGcagaagcagaaaacacaatgcAGCCAATCCAGTCATCATTGCACAACCTGtcagaaagattaaaaaatacacacaaagttGTACCACTTATCATGAGGTAAACACAGCAGCCTGTTGACCATTAGCCAGTAGTGCAAATAGTCACATACAGACCTGACTGCTGTGAAATTTGTTAGGGATCTTCATTCATACCAAAAGGATGATTATTGAAGTTTTCGGTGACACCCTGAACTTTAATCTAGAACCACAGTCAGGTTTCCCCACAATTAATCTAAATGACTTGACTGGAAAAACATTAAGATAAACTTTACTGAttgcacacaaagacaaataacattttctttagtTTGAAAATCAACCAAACATTAAATTTCTCCTAAACTTGGAAAACTTGCATGGAAAAGAATGTTATGCAATAAAGACAACATTTACGCGACAAAATAATTTCTCTCCAGCACTTGAAGATTCAACACAGCTCACAcatcattacaaaaaatgatctttttacattaacattaaatgagaataaaaaagaatttgGCATTTGCCTGGTCAATTATAATAAAGgatattattttatacacattCCAAACATTTATCAATGTGATATGAATTCTTACATCCTCAAATATTCAAGACttggaaacaaaacaataaaactaactAAATTGCTCCAGTACTGAATaataaaagtatacattttaaatggttttctcTATGTAAAGTAATCATAATAAAGTATCACAACATTACCTCAGATGTGGTTTCatataaaagattaaaaaaaaaaactcatgtccaattgattttttttttacattaccaATAATTATCAGATATTACTCTACTGCAACTTAGGTCCTGATGTTGTCTTGTAGATTAACTTTCCAGTGACTTCCATTTATTTATAATGCTTCATGTCAAAGGAGGAGTCATTACTGGTTTGGTAAGGACTGGTTTGACGTGTTGACTTTTCTTGATAACATCTTGGTTGTGACTTGGTTTTAtggaaaatgttggcataaTGTTGTATTGTTGACAAGTTCACAAACGTTCATTGTGAAAGAAACCCCGAATCACTAAGTAAACTAATTTTCCTTAATGTTTCTGTTATAAAAGCAAGTAACCACATTCATTTATCATGATGCCAATAAACTgattcataaaagaaaaaatacttgttGGTGGGTCTTTTGGACAGTACCCCTTATTATTGGTAGgcattaaatgtaaaacaaggCTTTACTCAAATCAAACTGTAGGCAGAAAGCATGCAGATGCAAACTGGGTGCTGCTACTGCTACTTAGGGTTTAGATTAAAAGAAGGATATGACTGATTAAATTCTTTCATTTACAATAGTGAAAGGTTGCGTGAGAAACCTGTTGTTAcagttaaaaacagcagaagatGGTATGTGCTACAGTACAAGACAAGCACTGATTAAGATCAATGTTCTCGATTTACTAAAACTCAAGTatctttaaaactgaaaacCCTTTTAGAAATGTAGAAATTCACATGGTCctacataaatataaacaaaagtaACTCAAACTTCTGTCCCATGTTTTGCTCATAATGGAAAATTCATAATGCATGAATCCCAAGTACTAAATCTGTCATAAAAACTTGTGGTACATGTTTTGTAAATTATGACACTGGGGCTAGTGTTTTAGTTCTGAAATCAGACACCCTTGCACAGCCAACCTAACCGGGATGAAATTCCAGTCCCCTGATCAACAGCCAACTTAAAGCAACTTCTGCTGTCTCTGTGGCCAACCAAAAAGCCCTTTGCGTCCTGGCCCCTGTGATGCCcagcatgtttttggccctGCAGAGGGACTGGCCCGCAGACCCACTATGGGCTTACATCTTGGTTCCCACCTGTTGCTGTTGCT
This genomic window from Plectropomus leopardus isolate mb chromosome 13, YSFRI_Pleo_2.0, whole genome shotgun sequence contains:
- the LOC121952646 gene encoding von Willebrand factor A domain-containing protein 7-like; this encodes MMTGLAALCFLLLLTRASGFGLSSGDSMSHQDITERAILNTTAQTCRALALAEDKDFTFPSLTIESVAVACEASKSSKSLRKTIRLIQKMNKRVDLLRFAQSSYHMDNELILEGRRLITDGLSVVKASNKEQNFKPARERLGQILHTLQDFYSHSNWVEIGHKLPNSNLIRADTIINIAAKDRATCRNCVGNNCRNNILEDILSENVLTTGYFALVFSSKPQGKCSHGDDYDRTRDTEPIGGINKDTVNSSHGHRHKEAAQLAIAATSELLEDIRAAAGDRPFLQLMGISTGKALCFVIDTTGSMSDDIATVRTVTSSIIDSKVGTEDEPSVYILVPFNDPDFGPLTKTTDPEVFRNAVNSLTASGGGDFPEKSLSGLQLALTGAPSNSEIFVFTDASAKDSHLRDTVIALIEQTKSVVNFMITAVLGFRRRRQSDGGQQNHIRMTSSDAQLYENISQISGGLAIEVTKDQLLAATSIITQSSSSSLVTLLQASRSPAKAENFTFTVDESVRNLTVYITGRSVSFTLISPSGVSQRTSMTGSLITTSESVGNFQTLQLKTETGQWEIKMASANPYILKVVAESPIDFLFEFLEESQGPFGGFDVVDNRPRAGVNGSLMVTVTGSESATVTEVILVESSESAEVKGKVEAQGKQDFLAQFDRIPATEFVVLVKGQTSNSSSKSSSQTFQRQSLTSFRASAVTVNFPDSNTVLEPGTTQAVPFTVMTSGAGGTFTIQATNDQGFTLIFPSSLTLETGGSANGTVNITAPPSTPSGTVVTLTVLAEASRGADTNYVVQSFTVLERVTDFTKSECELLSLQSNCSDDCFLSMWELSVQVTDGANGTGVDRITLRQGNGTLNTSRLAAGNESITLVSYSASCCSPDVELLAVDRVGNVASCFYSVRETVTTTSQPVAVPTTTDSQRPTTAAGVSLSTRAVQPFLLCLSITILGFNLLF